A genomic segment from bacterium encodes:
- a CDS encoding [FeFe] hydrogenase, group A has translation MINIEVNNKKITAKRGETLLDALTRAGIKVPTLCHLDHLFPTGACRLCVVEVEGQRNLVPSCSFPVAEGMKVKTHSPRAVRARKTIIELLLANHPDDCLYCVRSRDCTLQGLAEELGVRERRYSGDKNSFELDVSSPAVERDPNKCILCGKCVRVCEEVQGVAAIDFIGRGSRAHIGTAFNEGMNVSSCVNCGQCILVCPTGALREQSSLKQVLDAIKHPETFVVVQHAPAVSVTIGEEFGIKPGVDVAGVLTAALRQLGFDRVFDTSFSADLTIMEEASELVHRIQNGGALPMMTSCSPGWIKFVEQFYPELIPNLSTCKSPQQMLGAVIKNYFAPRENLDPKHVYSVSIMPCTAKKFEAMRPEHAENGIPDIDAVLTTRELARLIRTRGLDLKNLEPEAPDSPFGTRSTAGKLFGASGGVMEAALRTAHWMLTGEDPKDPVVTDLRGLGGVKTTTAKVAGLELNIAVANGLGNARQLMDEIMSGKRNDLHFIEVMTCPGGCVGGGGQPFSTDVEAVRARMQALYTIDHDEPLRLSHRNEGIRRLYDEFLEKPLGERSHHLLHTHYAKREVLL, from the coding sequence GTGATAAACATTGAAGTCAACAACAAGAAAATCACTGCCAAGCGCGGCGAGACGTTGCTTGACGCCCTGACCCGCGCCGGGATCAAGGTCCCGACCCTCTGCCACCTGGACCACCTGTTCCCCACCGGCGCCTGCCGCCTGTGCGTGGTCGAGGTGGAGGGCCAGCGCAATCTGGTCCCCAGTTGCTCGTTCCCCGTGGCCGAGGGCATGAAAGTCAAGACCCACAGCCCGCGGGCTGTCCGGGCGCGCAAGACCATCATCGAGCTGCTCCTGGCCAACCACCCGGATGACTGTCTCTACTGCGTGCGCAGCCGCGACTGCACGCTGCAGGGCCTGGCCGAGGAGCTGGGCGTGCGCGAGCGCCGTTACAGCGGAGACAAGAACTCGTTCGAGCTGGATGTCTCGAGCCCCGCGGTGGAGCGCGACCCCAACAAGTGCATTCTCTGCGGCAAGTGCGTGCGCGTGTGCGAGGAGGTCCAGGGTGTGGCGGCCATCGATTTCATCGGCCGCGGCAGCCGGGCCCACATCGGCACCGCGTTCAACGAGGGCATGAACGTTTCGAGCTGCGTCAACTGCGGCCAGTGCATCCTGGTCTGCCCCACCGGCGCCCTGCGCGAGCAGAGTTCGCTCAAGCAGGTGCTGGACGCGATCAAGCACCCGGAGACTTTCGTGGTGGTGCAGCACGCCCCCGCGGTCTCGGTGACGATCGGTGAGGAGTTCGGGATCAAGCCCGGGGTGGATGTGGCCGGGGTGTTGACCGCCGCGCTGCGCCAGCTCGGGTTCGACCGCGTGTTCGACACCTCGTTCTCGGCCGACCTGACGATTATGGAGGAGGCCAGCGAGCTGGTCCACCGCATCCAGAACGGCGGCGCGCTGCCGATGATGACCAGTTGCTCGCCCGGCTGGATCAAGTTCGTGGAGCAGTTCTACCCCGAGCTGATCCCGAACCTGTCGACCTGCAAGAGCCCGCAGCAGATGCTGGGCGCGGTGATCAAGAACTATTTCGCCCCGCGCGAGAATCTCGATCCCAAGCACGTATACTCGGTCTCGATCATGCCCTGCACGGCCAAGAAATTCGAGGCCATGCGGCCCGAGCACGCCGAGAACGGCATTCCCGACATCGACGCCGTGCTGACCACGCGCGAGCTGGCCCGTCTTATCCGCACCCGCGGCCTGGACCTGAAGAACCTGGAGCCCGAGGCCCCGGATTCGCCGTTCGGCACGCGCTCGACCGCCGGCAAGCTGTTCGGCGCCTCGGGCGGCGTGATGGAGGCGGCGCTGCGCACCGCGCACTGGATGCTGACCGGCGAGGACCCGAAGGACCCGGTGGTCACCGACCTGCGCGGACTGGGCGGGGTCAAGACCACCACGGCCAAGGTGGCGGGCCTGGAGCTGAACATCGCCGTGGCCAACGGCCTGGGCAACGCGCGCCAGTTGATGGACGAGATCATGTCGGGCAAGCGCAACGACCTGCATTTCATCGAGGTCATGACCTGCCCCGGCGGCTGCGTGGGCGGCGGCGGACAGCCGTTCTCCACTGACGTGGAGGCCGTGCGCGCCAGGATGCAGGCACTCTACACGATCGACCACGACGAGCCGCTGCGACTGTCGCATCGCAACGAGGGGATCCGCAGGCTGTACGACGAGTTCCTGGAAAAGCCGCTGGGTGAGCGCAGCCATCACCTTCTGCACACCCATTACGCCAAGCGCGAGGTGTTGCTGTAA
- a CDS encoding 4Fe-4S binding protein produces the protein MLRRSETPLITTIKERCRVCYTCVRECPAKAIRIVEGQAEVISERCIGCGNCVKVCSQHAKRVLNSVLKVYDMLDSGTPVAACLAPSFPAEFTELDHLALCGMLRALGFEYVHEVAFGADLVARAYHKLVEEHPDRHLIATTCPSVVAFVERYHPRLVENLAPIVSPMVAQARFLHRLYGPEVKIVFIGPCIAKKGEADSCSLPDEVDAALTFVELRQMFEEKGIKADQAEPGDFDPPFAGEGALFPISRGLLQAAEIDENLITDDVVVAEGRTGFVDAIKDYDSGNLKARLLEVLCCNGCIMGAGMSSTQAPYSRRAQVSRYVRWRIAHPDSEISERVSRSLEGLDLGRVFQVNDQRMPMPSPDELRRIMSRMGKQRPEDELNCGACGYETCLEHAVAIFKGLAESEMCLPFTIEQLRRTVGELAVSNEKLASAREALVQSEKLATMGQLAAGIAHEINNPLGVVLMYAHILMEEGAKSDGMRDDLQMIVEQADRCKKIVAGLLHFARRNKVVRQPVNVREMLEAALRTVRAPENVNVEIIDRLGDSPEAELDRDQMIQALTNLISNAMTALSGGGGLTLTCAGNTEKVTIAISDTGVGIPKDNIQKIFEPFFTTKKLGVGTGLGLAVTYGIVKMHRGDITLESNADPDQGPTGTTFRISLPRHGRAE, from the coding sequence ATGTTGCGCCGCAGCGAGACACCGCTCATCACCACGATCAAGGAACGCTGCCGGGTCTGCTACACCTGCGTGCGGGAATGCCCGGCCAAGGCGATCCGGATCGTGGAGGGGCAGGCCGAGGTGATCAGCGAGCGCTGCATCGGCTGCGGCAACTGTGTCAAGGTCTGCTCGCAGCACGCCAAGCGGGTGCTCAACTCGGTGCTCAAGGTGTACGACATGCTGGACTCGGGGACCCCGGTGGCGGCCTGCCTGGCTCCCAGTTTCCCGGCCGAGTTCACCGAACTCGACCACCTGGCCCTTTGCGGCATGCTGCGCGCTCTGGGTTTCGAGTACGTGCACGAGGTGGCGTTCGGCGCCGACCTGGTGGCCCGCGCCTACCACAAGCTGGTGGAGGAGCACCCGGACCGGCACCTGATCGCCACCACCTGCCCCTCGGTGGTGGCCTTCGTGGAGCGTTACCATCCGCGGCTGGTGGAAAACCTGGCCCCGATAGTGTCGCCCATGGTGGCCCAGGCGCGGTTCCTGCACCGTCTGTACGGGCCGGAGGTGAAGATCGTGTTCATCGGGCCGTGCATCGCCAAGAAAGGCGAGGCCGACAGTTGCAGCCTTCCGGACGAGGTGGACGCCGCCTTGACATTCGTCGAGCTGCGGCAGATGTTCGAAGAGAAGGGAATAAAGGCCGACCAGGCCGAGCCGGGCGATTTCGATCCGCCCTTCGCCGGCGAGGGCGCGCTGTTCCCGATCAGCCGGGGGCTGCTGCAGGCGGCCGAGATCGACGAGAACCTGATCACGGACGACGTGGTGGTGGCCGAGGGCCGCACCGGGTTCGTGGACGCGATCAAGGACTACGACTCGGGCAACCTCAAGGCCCGCCTGCTGGAGGTCCTCTGCTGCAACGGCTGCATTATGGGCGCCGGCATGAGCAGCACCCAGGCCCCCTACAGCCGCCGGGCCCAGGTCAGCCGCTACGTGCGCTGGCGCATCGCCCATCCGGACAGCGAGATCAGCGAGCGGGTGAGCCGGAGCCTGGAGGGCCTCGACCTGGGACGGGTTTTCCAGGTGAACGACCAGCGCATGCCTATGCCCTCGCCGGATGAGCTGCGCCGGATCATGTCGCGCATGGGCAAGCAGCGCCCGGAGGATGAGCTCAACTGCGGCGCCTGCGGCTACGAGACCTGCCTGGAGCACGCCGTGGCCATTTTCAAGGGCCTGGCCGAGAGCGAGATGTGCCTGCCGTTCACCATCGAGCAACTGCGGCGGACCGTGGGTGAGCTGGCCGTGTCCAACGAGAAGCTGGCCTCGGCCCGCGAGGCGCTGGTGCAGTCGGAAAAGCTCGCCACCATGGGGCAACTGGCCGCGGGCATCGCCCACGAGATCAACAACCCCCTGGGCGTGGTCCTGATGTACGCCCATATCCTGATGGAGGAGGGGGCGAAATCGGACGGGATGCGCGACGACCTGCAGATGATCGTCGAGCAGGCCGACCGCTGCAAGAAAATCGTGGCCGGGCTGCTGCATTTCGCCCGCCGCAACAAGGTGGTGCGCCAGCCGGTCAATGTCCGCGAGATGCTGGAGGCGGCGCTGCGCACGGTGCGGGCGCCCGAAAACGTCAACGTGGAGATAATCGACCGCCTGGGCGACTCCCCCGAGGCCGAGCTCGACCGCGACCAGATGATCCAGGCCCTGACCAATCTGATCTCGAACGCGATGACCGCGCTGTCCGGCGGCGGTGGGTTGACCCTCACCTGCGCCGGGAACACCGAAAAAGTGACCATCGCCATCTCTGACACCGGAGTGGGGATACCGAAAGACAACATCCAGAAGATTTTCGAGCCGTTCTTCACCACCAAGAAACTGGGCGTCGGCACGGGCCTGGGCCTGGCGGTGACTTACGGGATCGTGAAGATGCACCGGGGGGACATCACCCTCGAATCGAACGCCGATCCGGATCAGGGGCCCACCGGCACCACGTTCCGGATCAGCCTGCCGCGGCACGGACGCGCCGAGTGA
- a CDS encoding response regulator, translating to MMNDKSTPKTVLIVDDDHDFLLQMRLQLQNAGYNVLTAEGQKEAEELLADTKPDVAVFDLMMEYQDGGFVLCHHLKKKYPDVPVIMVSAVYSETGIEFDSITDEERSWIKADRVLAKPVRFEQIKGEIEHLTKGR from the coding sequence ATGATGAACGACAAAAGCACTCCCAAAACTGTCCTGATCGTGGATGACGACCACGATTTCCTGCTCCAGATGCGTCTCCAGCTCCAGAATGCCGGCTACAACGTGCTGACCGCCGAGGGCCAGAAAGAGGCCGAGGAACTGCTGGCCGACACCAAGCCCGATGTCGCGGTGTTCGACCTGATGATGGAGTACCAGGACGGCGGCTTCGTCCTGTGCCACCATCTGAAGAAAAAGTACCCGGATGTCCCGGTGATCATGGTCAGCGCGGTCTACAGCGAGACCGGCATCGAGTTCGACTCGATCACGGATGAGGAGCGCTCCTGGATCAAGGCCGACCGCGTGCTGGCCAAGCCCGTGCGTTTCGAGCAGATAAAGGGAGAGATCGAGCACCTGACGAAGGGACGGTAG
- a CDS encoding response regulator, producing the protein MEKLRILVTDDEPGMRMAVVRSLRDFHLHLGEIGEEVTFETDTAGSGEEALEKIHRQAPDILLLDHKLPGLSGLDVLEQLTAEPPQTPVMTVMVTAYASLETAVSAIKKGAFDFLAKPFTPAELKATVSKTAESLMTARQARRLSQEKRQLRFQFISVLAHELKSPLNAVEGYLRIMLDQPEAVKSKEMLEGMIGRCLTRTEQMRKLIVDLLEITRIESGQKRRELAEVNLEEIARRAIETALPEALQRGISIELQPVPEVHLRGDREEIEIILNNLISNAVKYNRDGGKVGVDISLATDGKVLIAVSDTGIGMSAEEASLLFNEFVRIKNDKTRGILGSGLGLSIIKKLAAFYGGECSVQSSPGQGSTFSVSLDPSYGMDGTEHGTPGHSPLVAGRPS; encoded by the coding sequence ATGGAAAAGCTGCGGATACTGGTGACCGACGACGAGCCTGGGATGCGGATGGCGGTGGTGCGCAGCCTGCGCGATTTCCACCTGCATCTGGGGGAGATAGGGGAAGAGGTGACTTTCGAGACTGACACCGCGGGCAGCGGTGAGGAGGCGCTCGAAAAAATCCACCGTCAGGCGCCGGACATCCTGCTGCTCGACCACAAGCTGCCAGGCCTGAGCGGGCTGGACGTGCTGGAGCAGTTGACCGCCGAGCCGCCCCAAACCCCGGTCATGACCGTGATGGTCACGGCCTACGCCTCGCTGGAAACAGCGGTCAGCGCGATCAAGAAAGGCGCGTTCGATTTCCTGGCCAAGCCGTTCACCCCGGCCGAGCTGAAAGCCACGGTTAGCAAGACCGCCGAAAGCCTGATGACTGCCCGTCAGGCCCGTCGCCTGTCCCAGGAGAAACGCCAGTTGCGTTTCCAGTTCATCTCGGTTCTGGCCCACGAGCTCAAGAGCCCGCTCAACGCCGTGGAGGGCTACCTGCGGATCATGCTCGACCAGCCCGAGGCGGTCAAGAGCAAGGAGATGCTGGAGGGGATGATCGGCCGCTGCCTGACCCGCACCGAGCAGATGCGTAAGCTGATCGTGGACCTGCTGGAGATCACGCGCATCGAGAGCGGTCAGAAGCGCCGCGAGCTGGCCGAGGTCAACCTGGAGGAAATCGCCCGCCGGGCGATCGAGACCGCCTTGCCCGAGGCGCTGCAACGCGGAATCTCGATCGAGCTGCAACCCGTGCCCGAGGTGCACCTGCGGGGCGACCGCGAGGAGATCGAGATCATCCTGAACAACCTGATCTCCAATGCAGTCAAGTACAACCGGGACGGCGGGAAAGTGGGGGTGGACATCTCCCTGGCCACCGACGGCAAGGTGCTGATCGCGGTCTCCGACACCGGGATCGGGATGAGCGCCGAGGAAGCGTCCCTGCTGTTCAACGAGTTCGTCCGGATCAAGAACGACAAGACCCGCGGCATTCTGGGCAGCGGGCTGGGACTGTCGATAATCAAGAAGCTCGCCGCGTTCTACGGCGGCGAATGCAGCGTTCAGAGCTCTCCGGGCCAGGGCAGCACGTTCAGCGTGAGCCTCGACCCGTCATATGGAATGGATGGAACGGAACATGGAACGCCGGGACATAGTCCGCTGGTTGCGGGAAGACCGTCCTGA
- the hydE gene encoding [FeFe] hydrogenase H-cluster radical SAM maturase HydE has protein sequence MERRDIVRWLREDRPETLQVLWETADSARTVEVGDAVHLRGLVEISNHCRRSCLYCGLRRENSRLTRYRMSEQEILACALQAEELGYGTVVLQSGEDLWFDEGRVASLIRKIKERTSLAVTLSLGERRPEEYALWRAAGADRYLLRFETSRRDLFEHIHPPLERGAAGRLSLLRLLRRLGYEIGGGVMVGIPGQTVEDLAEDILTFSRLEPDMIGVGPYIPHPGTPLASEPGAATDQAPATELMTCKMVALARLVCPRANIPATTALATLNREEGRELALARGANVVMPNLTPARYRALYDIYPNKACVGETAEICFTCLKGRLESIGRYVGVGRGDSPGYRMKNALTFSAQER, from the coding sequence ATGGAACGCCGGGACATAGTCCGCTGGTTGCGGGAAGACCGTCCTGAAACCCTGCAGGTGCTGTGGGAAACCGCCGACAGCGCCCGTACGGTCGAGGTCGGCGACGCCGTGCACCTGCGCGGACTGGTTGAAATATCGAACCACTGCCGCCGCAGTTGCCTCTACTGCGGGCTGCGGCGCGAAAACAGCCGTCTGACCCGCTACCGGATGAGCGAGCAGGAGATTCTCGCCTGCGCGCTCCAGGCCGAGGAGCTGGGTTACGGCACAGTGGTGCTGCAGAGCGGCGAGGACCTCTGGTTCGATGAGGGCCGGGTGGCCTCGCTGATTCGCAAGATCAAGGAGCGCACCTCCCTGGCGGTCACGCTCAGCCTGGGCGAGCGCCGCCCCGAGGAATATGCGCTCTGGCGCGCCGCGGGCGCGGACCGCTACCTTCTGCGTTTCGAGACCTCGCGCCGCGACCTGTTCGAGCATATCCACCCGCCGCTGGAGCGCGGGGCGGCGGGACGGCTCAGCCTGCTGCGCCTGCTGCGCCGCCTGGGCTACGAGATCGGTGGCGGGGTGATGGTCGGCATACCGGGCCAGACCGTAGAGGACCTGGCCGAGGACATTCTCACTTTCAGCCGGCTGGAGCCGGACATGATCGGCGTGGGGCCGTATATCCCACACCCCGGCACTCCGCTGGCTTCCGAGCCCGGCGCTGCCACCGACCAGGCCCCGGCCACGGAACTGATGACCTGCAAGATGGTGGCCCTGGCCCGCCTGGTCTGCCCGCGGGCAAATATCCCCGCCACCACGGCCCTGGCCACCCTGAACCGCGAGGAGGGGCGCGAGCTGGCCCTGGCCCGCGGTGCCAACGTGGTGATGCCCAATCTCACCCCCGCGCGCTACCGGGCGTTGTACGACATCTACCCGAACAAAGCCTGCGTGGGCGAGACTGCGGAAATCTGCTTTACCTGCCTCAAGGGCAGGCTCGAATCGATTGGGAGATACGTGGGGGTGGGACGGGGTGATTCTCCCGGCTACAGGATGAAGAA